Below is a window of Mycoplasma sp. Mirounga ES2805-ORL DNA.
TATCAGATATGATAATTAATGAATTTGAATCTAAGCATATTGAAGAAATTAAAAAAGCCAAAAAAAGAAATGTTAGATTTCACTCCTTAACTATTGGTAATTCAGAAAATAAATTAACAACAAGATATTTTGATAGCAATTGAGTTTATGATGGATCACAAGAAAGCATTGAGCATATTATTTATGATCTAAATAAAGCGCTTGATATCAAACAAAAATAAAATATTTATTTGTCTTTCTTAATATTGTTAGTTCTTTTAGAAAATAATTCCGAAAATGATTTTTTATATTCATACCAAAAATCGGATTTTTTTATTGATAATCTATATTTATTTTCAAGATTTTTAAGAATATAAACTTTACTACCTAATGCGCAGACATAAATAGTGATAGACATAAAGATAAATGAAACTACAATTCAAGTTAATATATGATAAGGTCATGATAATAATTTAAATATTCCATCGCCTGAAAATTCATTAACTTTGTCTTTGCCTAAATAGAAATAATTTGATTGTCAGCCTGGTTTTCCATAATCAAACAATATTCAATTTATTACAAACATAATGATTGCAATTATCACAAATGCTAGAATCGTTATCAATTTATCTTTAAATTTATAACTATCATTTAATAGCACATATAGAAAAGTAGATACTATTAAAAGAAAAATGTGTGCTATAACATAGTCTCATCATCAAAAATTATCTGGTCCTGAATATTTATGAAATCCTTTTCCAAAAACAGCAATAGTAACTGTTATAAAGGTTGGAAATGTATAATACTTAGCTCATTGAGTCTTTTTAAAAATTAATGAAATAGCAATTATAAGTAACATTAATCTACAAAAATGAAATGGAAAAATTTCTCAAAGTCTTTCACCGCTTTCACTATCCATACCTGCCATAGTAACTAGTATCATACGACCAATAATAGATATTAAGAGAATTCAACCAAATAAGGATCAAAAAGTATTTTTTTGCATTTTCAATATAGTTTCTTTATTTTGATAAATACTTTTTATTTGAATTCTAAATAACCAAAATAAAATACACGCTAGATAACTTAAAAAGAAAAATGACCAATACATAGTCTCTGATATTCAATGACTTTTATATAAAGTTCCCTCAATATTTTCTTTATATTCAGCTTTAAAGAAATCGATATTACTTAATATTCCATACATATTTAGATATTTTACATTATCAAAAATAAAAGCAAGTTTTTTTGCTAAAAAAATAATATAAAAATGCGTCTACTAAATTAGTAAACACATATTATTTTAATTACATTTTATGTTTAATTGAACATCCTAATAATTTTAGTCCGTTTTCTAAAACAATATTAACAGCTTTCGCAATAGCTAGCATACTTTGTTCATTTTCAGAACCAATAATTTTAGGAGAATTTGAATATCAAGAATTAAATTCTTTTGCTAATTTGATTAAATATTGGGTTAGTAAGTTAGTTACATACTTATCTGCAGATTTCATAATAATTTCCGGAAACTCTAAAATACTTAAAATTAGTTTTTGGTCGTTTTCAGTCAATTCTGTCGCTTTTAAGTTTTTATTTTTAATTTGTTTAGTCTTAGCTAACAATGAATAAGCACGAGCATTTGCATATTGAACAAGTATTACGGGGTTGTCATTAGATTTTGATGTTGCAATGTCTATATCAAAATCTAATTTTGAATTATATGTTCTGTCTAGTAAAATGAAGCGAGCACTGTCAACGCCTACTAATTTAGCAAAATCTCTTAAGAAGAAGCTTGTTCCTTTACGTTTAGACATTTTAAATTCTTCGCCATTTTTTATTAAACGAACTAGTTGCATAGTAAGAACGACTAAATTATCCTTATTTCATCCTAAATCTTGCATTGCGCATTCCATACGTTTAATGTAACCCGAGTGGTCAGCACCTCAAACATTCATAACAATTCCGTTTGTTCTTGTAAACTTAATGTTGTGATATGCGATATCAGGCATAAAGTATGTTGGGGCGCCATTACTCTTGATTAAAACACGATCCTTATCATCTCCATGAACTGTAGTTCTTAATCAAGTTGCACCATCTTTTTCAAAAGCATTGCCAAGTTTTTTAATAGTATCTTTCAAAACAACGTTGTCATCTTTATAAAGTGTTCTTTCACTAAAGAAAATGTCAAAAGTTGCTCCAAATTTTTTACAATCTTTTTTAATTTCTTGTAAAAATAATTCAACACCTTCATCTTTAAATGTTTGAAGAACTTTGCCAGTTAATTTCTTGTTTTTAAAGACATCTCCATGTCTTTTGCGCATTTGTTTAGCAGCTCAAACAATATCTGTTCCACGATAACATTCTTCAGGCATTGGGTATGATTTATCAAAAAATTGTTGATAACGCGCAAATAAACTTTCGGCTAAAATGTTGATTTGAGAACCGGCATCATTAATGTAGTATTCTCTAGTAACGTTCATGCCTGCAAACTCAACTATATTTGCTACGGTACTTGCAATAGCTGCATTACGTGCATGACCAACATGTAAATAACCTGTTGGATTGGCAGATACATACTCAATGTTAATATTTCCTTGTTTATTTCCTTTACCGAAATCCGAGCCTTTTTTAAGAACGTTGTTTAACAGATCAACCATCGACTCTTGATTAATGAAAAAATTGATAAAGCCTGGAGCAGCAATTTCAAGTTCTTTTATAAATAAATCTTCTTTTATAGGTTCCATTTCATCAACTATTTTTTGTGCAAGTTCCATAGGATTTTGGCTGTTGCCCATAGCTATGTTTGTTGTAAGGTCTCCATGTCCTTTTGAGTCAATTAAAACGGGCTTTCTTTTAATATCTAATTTTTTAGCAATTTCTTCTAATTTTTTAAGTAATTTTTCTTTTATTTCACATTTATTCATAGTACTATGAATTATAGCACACTTGAAAATCAAGTTCTTTTTAGACAAGCGATTTTCACATAATTTTTCGAAATTTAAATAAACAAGAATATATCTTATGCCAAAGTACAATAATTATCAAAATCAATATAAATTTAAACATATTTAAAACTTTGCAAATAAATCTTTTAAAAGACAAGTTTTTAGTAAAAAAAACAACTAAAATATATTTTAAAATATACTCTTAAAAAAGTTTTATATGTATATATAATCAACAATATTAAATACTTAATTGTCTAATTTATAAGCTAATTTGTAAATTTATACATATAACTAAAATATAAATTGTCTAATTTTCCAATAAACAAAGAAAATATTAAATAATAAATATATAGATTAACTAACTTTTATACATAGGTTTTAGCACTTAGCAAATAATATTCATAATTAACTATAAAATGACTAAATTGGTACATTTTATGTAAAGTTTTTCACATTTCTAATATTATCTATTATTAAATATCTTTACATAATTAATTTTGCTATAATGGTATTAATTTAAGATCAAAAGAATAACTAACATATGGAGGAACATGAAAAGTTTTACTGCTAAAATTATAGACAATATTGGTCTTCATGCAGGACCAGCAAGTATTGTAAGTGCAGCAGCTTACAAATTTAGGAGCGACATTTTTATTAAAACAAACACTAAAGAATCTGTTGGTAACTTAAAATCAATTATGAATGTAATGGCTCTTGATATTCACAATGGCGATATTATAACAGTCGAAGCTAATGGTATTGATGAAGAAGAAGCTATAGCTACACTTGAAGACATTTTTAAAAAAAATAATCTAATATAAAAATATAGGTTTGGCCTATATTTTTTTTACAAACTCTAATATATCATTATAAACAACTTCTTTATCTATTTCATTTAAAATTTCATGTCTCATTTCAGGATAAAGAGATAAACTTATATTTTCAAATTTAGCTTTATGATAAAAATCTACACTTTTTTTCACTCCTTTGCCATACTTACCAACAGGGTCCATTTCTCCACTTATAAAGTAAATAGGAAGTTTTTTATTTTTAACATCTAATAAATTTTTCTTTTTTGACATGTTTTTAACCAATTTTAATAAGTCTATATAGAATTGATTTGTACATAAAAACCCGCATTTTGAATCTTTCTTATAAGCTAACGAAATACTTTCATCTCTAGTTAATCAATCAAAAACTGTTTTTGGCTCTTTTATATATTTATTATTATTTTTAAATGGCAATACATTTAAGAACGGACTTTTACCTCTCTTACCATATCTTCTAACATAATGCTTTGCTAATAAGTAACCTAAATTTACATTTATGTCAGCTAAACCAGTTGAGCCACAAACTATAGCTCCATCGATATTTTCTGAATACTTATTAATATAATTTCTAAGAATTAATGAACCCATACTATGTCCTAATATTATGACCTTAGCATCCTTAAAATTAGTCTTAATATATTTATTTAAATCATTAACATCTTCAACAACTTTTTCATTGCCATTTTCATCGCTTAAGTGGCCCATAAATTTCATTAATCTACCTGTTTCTCCATGGCCTCTAGTATCCATTCCTATTACTTTTATACCATTATTAGTTAAAAAATTAGCAAAAGTTTCATATCTTTTAATATGCTCTTGCATACCGTGGATTAACTGCACAACAAATCTAGGTTTAGTTACTTTTTCAGAAAAGTCAACACAAAATAGCTTTTGGTTATCTATACTTGAATTAATAAAAAACTCTTTCATAAAGCACCCCTCATTCATATAGTATTATCTTTATATTATTAATATAAGATAAATATTAAAAAAAGAAACAAATTGTTTCTAATTTTAATTAACGATGAAAATTATTATTTTTAGTGTTTTGTAATTATAGTCAATTTTTTTGAATATGTATTGCCGTTATTTAATATTAATGCAAATGTTAAAGAAAGTTGATGCTTACCGATCTTTTTACATTCAGTTATTTTAATTATTTCTTCATTTAACAAATTACCCATAGTTTCTATATCTAGATATGTGTATCACGCAAGACCTCAAAAATATTCGATTTTATTGTTTTTTCATCTAAATTTTCTAGTAGAACTTTCACCCTTAATTCATTTTTGAAAATCTTTTAAGTATTCATCTTTGTCATATTTTCAAGTGATAAATAAATTATCTCATTTCTTAGCAACGAAACTATTTTTAAAGTCTTCATAATGTAGAATTTCTTTATATTCTTCTCTAGATGTCTTATAAGTTATTGTTTCTTCTTTATTTTTTAATTCTTTAATTATGAAAATTTTTCCATCTTGTCTTTCAATTCTATAAACAGGTTTAATTCAATTTGGAATACTAGGATCTTGTGAAGCTTCAAAAAAATCATCAGTTATAT
It encodes the following:
- a CDS encoding YwaF family protein; translated protein: MYGILSNIDFFKAEYKENIEGTLYKSHWISETMYWSFFFLSYLACILFWLFRIQIKSIYQNKETILKMQKNTFWSLFGWILLISIIGRMILVTMAGMDSESGERLWEIFPFHFCRLMLLIIAISLIFKKTQWAKYYTFPTFITVTIAVFGKGFHKYSGPDNFWWWDYVIAHIFLLIVSTFLYVLLNDSYKFKDKLITILAFVIIAIIMFVINWILFDYGKPGWQSNYFYLGKDKVNEFSGDGIFKLLSWPYHILTWIVVSFIFMSITIYVCALGSKVYILKNLENKYRLSIKKSDFWYEYKKSFSELFSKRTNNIKKDK
- the argS gene encoding arginine--tRNA ligase, whose product is MNKCEIKEKLLKKLEEIAKKLDIKRKPVLIDSKGHGDLTTNIAMGNSQNPMELAQKIVDEMEPIKEDLFIKELEIAAPGFINFFINQESMVDLLNNVLKKGSDFGKGNKQGNINIEYVSANPTGYLHVGHARNAAIASTVANIVEFAGMNVTREYYINDAGSQINILAESLFARYQQFFDKSYPMPEECYRGTDIVWAAKQMRKRHGDVFKNKKLTGKVLQTFKDEGVELFLQEIKKDCKKFGATFDIFFSERTLYKDDNVVLKDTIKKLGNAFEKDGATWLRTTVHGDDKDRVLIKSNGAPTYFMPDIAYHNIKFTRTNGIVMNVWGADHSGYIKRMECAMQDLGWNKDNLVVLTMQLVRLIKNGEEFKMSKRKGTSFFLRDFAKLVGVDSARFILLDRTYNSKLDFDIDIATSKSNDNPVILVQYANARAYSLLAKTKQIKNKNLKATELTENDQKLILSILEFPEIIMKSADKYVTNLLTQYLIKLAKEFNSWYSNSPKIIGSENEQSMLAIAKAVNIVLENGLKLLGCSIKHKM
- a CDS encoding HPr family phosphocarrier protein, which encodes MKSFTAKIIDNIGLHAGPASIVSAAAYKFRSDIFIKTNTKESVGNLKSIMNVMALDIHNGDIITVEANGIDEEEAIATLEDIFKKNNLI
- a CDS encoding alpha/beta fold hydrolase — protein: MKEFFINSSIDNQKLFCVDFSEKVTKPRFVVQLIHGMQEHIKRYETFANFLTNNGIKVIGMDTRGHGETGRLMKFMGHLSDENGNEKVVEDVNDLNKYIKTNFKDAKVIILGHSMGSLILRNYINKYSENIDGAIVCGSTGLADINVNLGYLLAKHYVRRYGKRGKSPFLNVLPFKNNNKYIKEPKTVFDWLTRDESISLAYKKDSKCGFLCTNQFYIDLLKLVKNMSKKKNLLDVKNKKLPIYFISGEMDPVGKYGKGVKKSVDFYHKAKFENISLSLYPEMRHEILNEIDKEVVYNDILEFVKKI